The Phoenix dactylifera cultivar Barhee BC4 chromosome 17, palm_55x_up_171113_PBpolish2nd_filt_p, whole genome shotgun sequence genome contains a region encoding:
- the LOC103723542 gene encoding casein kinase II subunit beta-1-like isoform X2, with translation MYRDRGARGSKSEIGPFDRKRINDALDKHLEKSSPSTSRGLNGREKDRLSVLSTSAGKQPDHHRDQRSAPLSKNKCSDEESETDSEESDVSGSDGEDTSWISWFCNLRGNEFFCEVDDEYIQDDFNLCGLSGQVPYYDYALDLILDVESSHGDMFTEEQNELIESAAEMLYGLIHVRYILTSKGMAAMLDKYKNYDFGRCPRLYCCGQPCLPVGQSDIPRSSTVKIYCPKCEDIYYPRSKYQDVDGAYFGTTFPHLFLMTYGHLKPQKTSQKYVPRVFGFKIHKP, from the exons ATGTACAGGGATCGAGGAGCGAGAGGGTCAAAGTCGGAGATCGGCCCCTTCGATCGGAAGCGGATCAATGATGCCCTAGACAAGCACTTGGAGAAGTCCTCGCCCTCGACTTCCAGGGGGTTGAACGGGAGGGAGAAGGACCGGCTTTCCGTGCTCTCCACCTCTGCCGGGAAGCAGCCGGACCACCACCGGGACCAGCGGTCTGCCCCTCTTTCCAAGAACAAATGCTCTGATG AAGAATCTGAAACAGACAGTGAAGAGTCAGATGTTAGTGGTTCTGATGGTGAAGACACATCTTGGATTTCATGGTTCTGTAATCTACGAGGGAATGAGTTCTTTTGCGAAGTTGATGATGAATACATACAAGATGACTTCAATCTTTGTGGGTTAAGCGGCCAAGTTCCTTATTATGATTATGCTCTCGATCTGATTCTGGATGTTGAATCCTCTCATG GTGATATGTTTACTGAGGAACAAaatgagttgattgaatccgcAGCAGAGATGTTATATGGTCtgattcatgtaagatacattTTAACCAGTAAAGGGATGGCGGCAATG TTGGATAAGTACAAGAATTATGATTTTGGAAGATGCCCTAGATTGTATTGCTGTGGTCAACCATGCCTTCCAGTTGGGCAATCAGACATTCCTCGATCCAGCACTGTGAAAATTTATTGTCCAAAATGTGAAGATATATACTACCCACGATCCAAGTACCAAG ATGTTGATGGAGCATATTTTGGCACCACATTTCCTCACCTGTTCCTGATGACATATGGACACCTGAAGCCGCAAAAGACATCACAGAAATATGTTCCAAGAGTCTTTGGCTTTAAAATTCACAAGCCATAA
- the LOC103723542 gene encoding casein kinase II subunit beta-1-like isoform X1, which produces MYRDRGARGSKSEIGPFDRKRINDALDKHLEKSSPSTSRGLNGREKDRLSVLSTSAGKQPDHHRDQRSAPLSKNKCSDEESETDSEESDVSGSDGEDTSWISWFCNLRGNEFFCEVDDEYIQDDFNLCGLSGQVPYYDYALDLILDVESSHGDMFTEEQNELIESAAEMLYGLIHVRYILTSKGMAAMLDKYKNYDFGRCPRLYCCGQPCLPVGQSDIPRSSTVKIYCPKCEDIYYPRSKYQGNVDGAYFGTTFPHLFLMTYGHLKPQKTSQKYVPRVFGFKIHKP; this is translated from the exons ATGTACAGGGATCGAGGAGCGAGAGGGTCAAAGTCGGAGATCGGCCCCTTCGATCGGAAGCGGATCAATGATGCCCTAGACAAGCACTTGGAGAAGTCCTCGCCCTCGACTTCCAGGGGGTTGAACGGGAGGGAGAAGGACCGGCTTTCCGTGCTCTCCACCTCTGCCGGGAAGCAGCCGGACCACCACCGGGACCAGCGGTCTGCCCCTCTTTCCAAGAACAAATGCTCTGATG AAGAATCTGAAACAGACAGTGAAGAGTCAGATGTTAGTGGTTCTGATGGTGAAGACACATCTTGGATTTCATGGTTCTGTAATCTACGAGGGAATGAGTTCTTTTGCGAAGTTGATGATGAATACATACAAGATGACTTCAATCTTTGTGGGTTAAGCGGCCAAGTTCCTTATTATGATTATGCTCTCGATCTGATTCTGGATGTTGAATCCTCTCATG GTGATATGTTTACTGAGGAACAAaatgagttgattgaatccgcAGCAGAGATGTTATATGGTCtgattcatgtaagatacattTTAACCAGTAAAGGGATGGCGGCAATG TTGGATAAGTACAAGAATTATGATTTTGGAAGATGCCCTAGATTGTATTGCTGTGGTCAACCATGCCTTCCAGTTGGGCAATCAGACATTCCTCGATCCAGCACTGTGAAAATTTATTGTCCAAAATGTGAAGATATATACTACCCACGATCCAAGTACCAAGGCA ATGTTGATGGAGCATATTTTGGCACCACATTTCCTCACCTGTTCCTGATGACATATGGACACCTGAAGCCGCAAAAGACATCACAGAAATATGTTCCAAGAGTCTTTGGCTTTAAAATTCACAAGCCATAA